The genomic interval ATTATCAGCTCAAATGAATCTAATAATGGATCTAGCGATATTCTTGGTGGGGCATGTTCAAATCCAATAACGCAAAGAGCTTTGTATCTGTATTGCACAAGCTCCCGCAACTTCATTGCGTCACCAATTAGACTCGTGCTGCCTTTATAAGGATGCAGCATATTGACGGACCAATCTTCCGCTTCTTTACCATTGTCTCCAAATGGTCTGACGATCTTGAATTCAATGGCCCACTCTTGCTGCAACTCCATGTCTGGAGTCCTCTTCGTCCTCGAAATTATTCCCTTGGCATTCAATCTTTGACAGACTTCTTTGACTAGCTGTGGCTCACCAAAAGGGCCAATGCCGGGCCGGAATGACTTATGAACCGGATTTTCGGAATCGAATTCCTTGAGAATATCTGCGATTATTGAGACTAATTGACGGTAATCCAAATCAACTCTATTTAAATCACATACTCGCAAACATCAATTGCATCAAATATCCAAATTTCTTACATACCGGGCGTTTTCCTGGATAAAATCGCGGCGGGGTTCAACAGCATCGCCCATCAGAATCGTAAACAGATGGTCGGCGGCGGCGGCATCTTCCAGCGAAACCTGAAGCAAAGTGCGGGTCTCCGGGTCCATGGTGGTGCGCCAGAGTTGCTCGGGATTCATTTCGCCGAGACCTTTGTAGCGCTGAACGACCACACCGTCACGTCCGAATTGGGCCACCACTCGATCGCGTTCTTCATCGGAGTAGGCGTATTGCTCGCCTTTCCCCTTCTGTATTCGGTAAAGCGGCGGCTGGGCGATGAAAATTCTCCCCTGTTCAATCAGTTCTTTCATATACCGGAAGAAAAACGTCAGTATCAAGGTGCGGATATGCGCGCCGTCGATATCGGCATCGGTCATGATTATCACCTTGTGGTAGCGAAGTTGCGAGGGGTCGAAGTCCTCGGCAATGCCGCATCCCATAGCGGTGATGAGGGCGCGGATTTCATCGTTGGAGAGAATCCGGTCGATGCGGGCTTTTTCGACATTGAGAATTTTTCCTTTGAGGGGAAGAATGGCCTGAAAGCGGCGGTCTCTTCCCTGCTTGGCGGAGCCGCCGGCGGAGTCCCCCTCAACGATATAAATCTCACACGATTCCGGGTCGGTCATGGAGCAGTCGGCCAGTTTACCGGGGAGCGAGGCGTTATCCAGAGCGGTTTTGCGACGGGTCAGTTCTTTGGCTTTCCGAGCCGCTTCGCGAGCGCGCGCCGCCGAGATAATTTTATCGGCAATCTTCTTGGCGACAGAGGGATTCTCTGCGAAAAACTCCGCCAGATAATCATTGGTGATAGTCTCGACAATACCTCTGGTCTCAGAGTTGCCGAGTTTGGTTTTGGTCTGCCCTTCAAACTGCGGGTCAGGAACCTTGACCGAGATAACCGCTGTCAGTCCTTCGCGGGAATCATCGCCGATGACCGCGGTATCGCCATTTTTGACCAGATTGTTCTTGGTGATATAATTATTGATGCTCCGCGTCAACGCCGTGCGGAATCCGGTCAGATGTGAGCCGCCTTCGATAGTGTTGATATTGTTGACATAGGAGAACAGATTTTCGACATACCCGTCATTGTACTGAATGGCGATTTCGACATCGGTGCCGTCTTTCTCTTTCTGGAAATAGATCGGCTTGTGGAAGAGAACGTTTTTATTCTCATTGAGATACTCGACAAAGGCGGCCAAGCCTCCCTTGTACTGGAATTCCAGTTTCTTGTCAACGCGATGGTCAATGAGTGCGATTTTCAGCCCTTTATTCAAAAACGCCAGTTCGCGCATGCGGGAGGCGAGGATATCGAACTTATAATCGATTTTGGTGAATATCTCATGGTCGGCAAGAAAAGCGGTTCTGGTTCCGGAGT from Candidatus Zixiibacteriota bacterium carries:
- the gyrB gene encoding DNA topoisomerase (ATP-hydrolyzing) subunit B, which produces MKGESTTIENGKKNGLNYDASSITVLKGLEAVRRRPAMYIGDIGPRGLHHLVYEVVDNSIDEAMAGFCTSIKVEIEPDNSIIVSDDGRGIPVDMHPTQKKSALEVVMTMLHAGGKFDHASYKVSGGLHGVGVSVVNALSEWCKVEVCRDGAKYLQEYKRGVPTGEVKKIGTCKDSGTRTAFLADHEIFTKIDYKFDILASRMRELAFLNKGLKIALIDHRVDKKLEFQYKGGLAAFVEYLNENKNVLFHKPIYFQKEKDGTDVEIAIQYNDGYVENLFSYVNNINTIEGGSHLTGFRTALTRSINNYITKNNLVKNGDTAVIGDDSREGLTAVISVKVPDPQFEGQTKTKLGNSETRGIVETITNDYLAEFFAENPSVAKKIADKIISAARAREAARKAKELTRRKTALDNASLPGKLADCSMTDPESCEIYIVEGDSAGGSAKQGRDRRFQAILPLKGKILNVEKARIDRILSNDEIRALITAMGCGIAEDFDPSQLRYHKVIIMTDADIDGAHIRTLILTFFFRYMKELIEQGRIFIAQPPLYRIQKGKGEQYAYSDEERDRVVAQFGRDGVVVQRYKGLGEMNPEQLWRTTMDPETRTLLQVSLEDAAAADHLFTILMGDAVEPRRDFIQENARYVRNLDI